One stretch of Pararhizobium qamdonense DNA includes these proteins:
- a CDS encoding TetR/AcrR family transcriptional regulator codes for MQLAAHPHQPDYSPRQNDVLDSALRLLVDGGEKALTTASVARAANCSKESLYKWFGDRDGLLSAMIGFQASKVRTFDDTAETLTSVTLQEHLVLFARDLLEVLAGDVSLALNRLAIGQASRDGSKLGSMLQERGRRQIGKRAGALLEAGRDAGLLVFGDRDDAYDTLYGLIVSDLHLRMLLGEDSGRLAKDFGRRAQKAVSAFLRLYGSEKSSAQS; via the coding sequence TTGCAGCTTGCCGCCCACCCGCACCAGCCGGACTATTCGCCGCGCCAGAACGATGTTCTGGACAGCGCGCTGCGTCTGCTGGTCGATGGCGGCGAGAAGGCTCTGACGACGGCGAGCGTGGCGCGGGCGGCCAACTGCTCGAAGGAAAGCCTGTATAAATGGTTCGGCGATCGCGACGGTCTCCTGTCGGCGATGATCGGCTTTCAGGCCAGCAAGGTCCGGACCTTCGACGATACCGCCGAAACGCTGACATCAGTGACCTTGCAGGAGCATCTGGTGCTGTTTGCGCGCGACCTGTTGGAGGTTTTGGCCGGCGATGTCTCGCTGGCGCTCAACCGGCTGGCGATCGGGCAGGCGAGCCGCGATGGTTCCAAGCTTGGATCCATGCTGCAGGAGCGCGGCCGCCGGCAGATCGGCAAACGGGCAGGGGCGCTGCTCGAAGCGGGACGCGACGCCGGACTGCTGGTGTTCGGCGATCGGGACGACGCCTATGATACGCTCTACGGCCTGATCGTTTCCGACCTGCATCTGCGCATGCTGCTCGGTGAGGATAGCGGCCGCTTGGCCAAGGATTTCGGCCGCAGGGCGCAAAAGGCGGTATCCGCCTTTCTGCGCCTCTACGGCAGTGAAAAAAGTTCGGCACAGTCCTGA
- the ilvC gene encoding ketol-acid reductoisomerase codes for MRVYYDRDADLNLIKSKNVVIVGYGSQGRAHALNLKDSGATNVVIALKAGSATIKKAEADGFKVMTVAEAAKWGDLLMMATPDELQADIYKADIAGNIRDGAAIAFAHGLNVHFGLIEPKDTLDVVMIAPKGPGHTVRGEYQKGGGVPCLVAVEKNASGNALDLALSYACGVGGGRSGIIETNFKEECETDLFGEQVVLCGGLVELIRAGFETLVEGGYAPEMAYFECLHEVKLIVDLIYEGGIANMNYSISNTAEWGEYVSGPRIITAETKAEMKRVLTDIQTGKFTSDWMQEYRSGAARFKGIRRMNDNHQIEEVGAKLRGMMPWIAKNQLVDKAKN; via the coding sequence ATGCGCGTCTATTACGATCGTGATGCTGATCTCAACCTCATCAAGTCCAAGAACGTCGTTATCGTCGGTTACGGCAGCCAGGGCCGCGCACACGCGCTGAACCTGAAGGATTCGGGCGCGACCAACGTGGTCATCGCGCTCAAGGCCGGTTCGGCCACCATCAAGAAGGCCGAAGCCGATGGCTTCAAGGTCATGACCGTTGCCGAAGCCGCCAAGTGGGGCGACCTGTTGATGATGGCGACCCCGGACGAACTCCAGGCCGACATCTACAAGGCCGACATCGCCGGCAACATCCGTGATGGTGCTGCCATCGCCTTTGCTCACGGCCTCAACGTTCATTTCGGCCTCATCGAGCCGAAGGACACGCTCGACGTCGTCATGATCGCACCGAAGGGCCCCGGCCACACGGTTCGCGGCGAATACCAGAAGGGCGGCGGCGTTCCCTGCCTCGTTGCCGTCGAAAAGAACGCTTCGGGCAACGCGCTTGATCTCGCTCTCTCCTACGCCTGCGGCGTCGGCGGCGGCCGTTCGGGCATCATCGAAACCAACTTCAAGGAAGAGTGCGAAACCGACCTCTTCGGTGAACAGGTCGTTCTGTGCGGCGGTCTCGTCGAGCTGATCCGCGCCGGTTTCGAAACGCTGGTCGAAGGCGGTTATGCGCCGGAAATGGCCTATTTCGAGTGCCTGCACGAAGTCAAGCTGATCGTCGATCTGATCTATGAAGGCGGCATCGCCAACATGAACTACTCGATCTCCAACACGGCAGAGTGGGGCGAATATGTCTCAGGCCCGCGCATCATCACGGCGGAAACGAAGGCTGAAATGAAGCGCGTTCTCACCGACATCCAGACCGGCAAGTTCACCTCCGACTGGATGCAGGAATACCGTTCGGGTGCAGCCCGCTTCAAGGGTATCCGCCGCATGAACGACAACCACCAGATCGAAGAAGTCGGCGCCAAGCTGCGCGGCATGATGCCGTGGATCGCCAAGAACCAGCTGGTCGACAAGGCCAAGAACTAA
- a CDS encoding alcohol dehydrogenase catalytic domain-containing protein, which yields MSVIQDFMNAAVLEAYDAPLQQRKVPVPRPGPGQILVKLKACGVCHSDVHIWKGHVRPPSDPVPFILGHEGVGTVLATGPGVAGWQIGASAGVPWLHDTCCHCDECADGMESFCQNQRAHGLNVPGAFAEYVIADAAYAVPLPDGLDPVALAPIMCAGVTAYGAVKRSGLRSGETCAIFGCGGLGLYAVQIAARLGARVIAIDRDPAKLELASRYGAALTLLADAALTETLGTPQYKSHVCINFAPTAATWAPMIAAIRPRGRIVAAALVPDPVPVSQEWLTATGVVITGTSVGTREEMRAVVDLHAAKPLENDIVPIALDGVSRALSELDQGKAAGRFVITY from the coding sequence GTGAGCGTTATCCAGGATTTCATGAACGCGGCGGTGCTTGAAGCTTATGACGCGCCGCTGCAGCAGCGCAAAGTCCCCGTCCCGAGACCCGGCCCCGGCCAGATCCTCGTCAAGCTGAAGGCCTGCGGCGTCTGCCACTCGGATGTGCATATCTGGAAAGGGCATGTCCGCCCGCCATCCGATCCCGTTCCCTTCATCCTCGGCCATGAGGGTGTCGGCACCGTCCTTGCCACCGGGCCGGGCGTCGCCGGCTGGCAGATCGGCGCCAGCGCCGGCGTGCCCTGGCTGCATGATACCTGCTGCCATTGCGACGAATGCGCGGATGGCATGGAATCCTTTTGCCAGAACCAGCGGGCGCATGGCCTGAATGTGCCGGGCGCCTTTGCCGAATATGTGATCGCCGATGCCGCCTATGCGGTCCCGCTGCCGGATGGCCTCGATCCGGTGGCGCTGGCACCGATCATGTGCGCCGGGGTGACCGCCTATGGCGCGGTGAAACGCTCAGGCCTTCGCTCTGGCGAAACCTGTGCCATCTTTGGCTGCGGCGGCCTTGGCCTCTACGCGGTTCAGATTGCTGCCAGGCTTGGCGCACGCGTCATCGCCATCGACCGGGATCCGGCCAAGCTTGAGCTTGCAAGCCGCTACGGTGCAGCCCTCACCCTGCTCGCCGACGCTGCGCTGACGGAAACGCTGGGTACGCCACAGTATAAAAGCCATGTCTGCATCAACTTCGCCCCCACCGCCGCAACCTGGGCGCCGATGATAGCAGCGATCCGGCCACGCGGCCGTATCGTCGCGGCAGCATTGGTGCCGGACCCTGTCCCGGTCAGCCAGGAATGGCTGACGGCAACCGGCGTCGTCATCACGGGAACGAGCGTGGGAACACGCGAAGAGATGCGCGCGGTCGTCGACCTTCACGCTGCGAAACCGCTGGAGAATGACATCGTGCCGATCGCTCTCGACGGCGTTTCACGCGCGCTGAGCGAACTCGACCAAGGCAAGGCCGCCGGCCGCTTCGTCATCACCTATTAG
- the choX gene encoding choline ABC transporter substrate-binding protein, whose protein sequence is MNACKLALAALGATLLPLSAHAAEAESCRAVRMSDLGWTDISLTNTTAAVMLTALGYQPTQTLLGLNVTYEMLKGKQLDIFLGNWRPVQDEQFKAYFDDKSVEPLATNLEGAKFTLAVPTYVAAAGVKSYDDLAAHADKFNRKIYGIEPGSNQPLLDMITAGNHQLAGWEVVESSEAAMLMQVAKTAKTKDWVVFLGWEPHPMNLMYDLTYLSGGDKEYGPNFGGATVRTIARGGYAAECPNAAKLFANLVFDLTYENVGMDLISNKGLSAEDAAKQMIKDHPEKLNGWLAGVTTFDGAPALAAVQAALGLQP, encoded by the coding sequence ATGAACGCATGCAAGCTTGCTCTCGCCGCGCTCGGCGCAACCCTGTTGCCGCTTTCGGCCCATGCCGCAGAGGCGGAATCCTGCCGCGCCGTGCGCATGTCGGATCTGGGCTGGACGGATATCTCGCTGACCAACACCACAGCGGCCGTCATGCTGACGGCGCTCGGCTACCAGCCCACCCAGACGCTTCTTGGCCTCAACGTGACCTATGAAATGCTCAAGGGCAAGCAGCTCGATATTTTCCTCGGCAATTGGCGGCCGGTCCAGGACGAGCAGTTCAAGGCCTATTTCGACGACAAGTCGGTGGAGCCGCTGGCCACCAATCTCGAAGGCGCCAAATTCACCCTTGCGGTCCCGACCTATGTCGCTGCGGCCGGCGTCAAATCCTATGACGATCTCGCCGCCCATGCCGATAAGTTCAACCGGAAAATCTATGGGATCGAACCGGGATCGAACCAGCCGCTGCTCGACATGATCACCGCCGGAAACCACCAGCTCGCCGGTTGGGAAGTGGTCGAATCCAGCGAAGCGGCCATGCTGATGCAAGTTGCCAAGACGGCAAAGACCAAGGATTGGGTCGTGTTCCTCGGCTGGGAACCCCACCCGATGAACCTGATGTATGACCTCACCTACCTCTCCGGCGGCGACAAGGAATATGGTCCGAATTTCGGCGGCGCGACGGTGCGCACCATTGCCCGTGGCGGTTATGCGGCGGAATGCCCGAATGCGGCCAAGCTGTTTGCCAATCTGGTGTTCGACCTCACTTATGAAAATGTCGGCATGGACCTGATTTCGAACAAGGGTTTGTCTGCCGAAGACGCTGCCAAGCAGATGATCAAGGACCATCCGGAGAAGCTTAACGGCTGGCTTGCCGGCGTCACCACCTTCGACGGCGCGCCCGCCCTTGCCGCAGTGCAGGCTGCTCTGGGGCTTCAGCCGTGA
- the betI gene encoding transcriptional regulator BetI, whose protein sequence is MSAQPKKQKKRIEEIRRIELIEAAYRIFIKDGLKGLTTTRICQEAGMSQGILTYYFKDKDEVLFEMVRHANRILMDDVVVRLRGAVTRWDRIIAVIDGNFPESRFERTTANAWVSFYAAAGHNARYARLQRLFYRRLHSNLASALVPAVERAAIDPFVLGFAAMLDGIWLRRGHSEEDISLSQGKQLLTCYTQNSLGTAAVERLKALPVAG, encoded by the coding sequence ATGAGCGCACAACCGAAAAAGCAGAAGAAACGCATCGAGGAAATCCGCCGCATCGAGCTGATCGAGGCGGCCTACCGGATTTTTATCAAGGATGGGCTTAAAGGACTGACGACCACGCGCATATGCCAGGAGGCTGGCATGTCGCAGGGGATTCTGACCTATTATTTCAAGGACAAGGACGAGGTCCTGTTCGAGATGGTCCGCCATGCAAACCGCATCCTGATGGACGATGTGGTCGTGCGGCTGCGCGGTGCAGTTACCCGCTGGGACCGGATCATTGCGGTGATCGACGGTAATTTTCCGGAAAGCCGGTTCGAGCGCACCACGGCCAATGCCTGGGTTTCGTTTTACGCGGCAGCTGGGCATAATGCGCGCTATGCCCGGCTGCAAAGGCTGTTTTACCGGCGGCTTCATTCCAATCTGGCATCTGCGCTGGTGCCTGCGGTGGAGCGGGCTGCAATCGATCCGTTCGTGCTCGGTTTTGCCGCCATGCTGGATGGCATATGGCTGCGGCGCGGACATTCGGAAGAGGATATCAGCCTGTCGCAGGGCAAGCAGTTGCTGACATGCTACACGCAGAATAGTCTGGGCACCGCCGCTGTCGAGCGCCTGAAGGCGCTGCCGGTGGCCGGCTGA